Within Quercus lobata isolate SW786 chromosome 5, ValleyOak3.0 Primary Assembly, whole genome shotgun sequence, the genomic segment ataaactaaatatcttttaattcaaattcaaataggCTCCTAAGTTAGCTAAGATACTAATaagagagaggggaaaaaaaaatcaactaaggACGTGATTTGCTGATTTCCAACTTCTACCTCAGGACTTCTATTGAAGATATCTTCTGCAGAACTTGTGTGTGATTGGCAAATTAACATTAAGCGTCTGTATGGAAACAACTTATCtagttttttgttgaaagtatgctaaagtatacttgtacctcgaaaaatttgaaaaagtgagaaagaagtgaggttttaaaaaattaataaagtttctctccaatatatttttatattaagtgtgaaatttgaaaatctaaccgttagattgcatgttcttattatatcttttgtgcttgcaaaatttcaagaagatcaaagatcaattgttatgtcatcaaataaatgttaaaatttcaagtttttgtaatctaaaattgtatataaaaaataagttcattgatcaaatagtaaataaaatccgatttgaacgaaatttgatatgcatgttaaaaacataaaaaacatgaaattcaaaggttagattttcaaaattcacacccgaaaaagagatatatgataagtttagagagaaactttgttacataaaaagtaaaaactaaagtTTAAAGCTAATGCCAAACTTACCCTAAATGAGCAACGTAATCTTGTAGATATGCTTGATCCCAAGTAACTCTCAAATAATTTCCACAAATTGTCATCATTGTCTTGGTTATTGTTGACTTCCAAATCTCCAAGGTTGCTGCCACAAAATGCGTCATTCTTGTCCGTGAAaatcagttttatatatatatatataaaatttgatgcTACTCTAACAACTCGGATGCTTATTtgataatatttcattttaaatgatATGTTGATTTACTGAAGTATATAAAATACTCAACAGATGAGACCAAGCCATCATGTAAGAAAACTAAGAGCCAAAATGCTATCCAAGAAGCTGTCGCCTGGTCATCGTTATGCAAAGATAAAGTTAGATGAAGCTTGCCCAAAAGGGACTGTCCCTGTTCTGAGGGTCGCAGACAAAGACCAATTGAAAAATGTATCAAACTTAAATAAGTCTCGATTTTTTCCGAACGATGATCAGTGGAAACATGGTTTAGAAGTAAGTGAATTATATGGGTTTTCTCTTATTTAATGTTTGTCGAAAATTTtcgtttttcctttctcttctttatttttgtaatgCAATTAGAGTCTTCTTATCTTTAATGGAATGATCATCCTCATAGTttgcatgcattttttttttttttctttttgataatcagTTTGCAGGAATATTTGCGAAAACAACCCCAGACAAAAAGTATAAAGGAGTCTCAGGCGTGATGACTGTATGGAATCCAAAACACGTTGGACCTAACCAATATAGTTCAGTTGCAATCTCAGCTGAAGTAGGAGAGGGACCTGACTACACTCGAATACAATTTGGGTGGACTGTAAGTATTAGGGAAGAGAAAAGGATTTGAAAATTGGTCGGttatcattaatttttatttgagaatgGGTGCGTTTTTATAAATGGTTGGAAAAAagtgttttgagtttaaaataaaCGTTTGTAAAAAAAAGCTATGGGAGTTGTGGTTGCAAATCAGAGCTTTGGGTTTTGGGTTCTAAATACGCTCTTTTAATctctcaaatataaatttttttcttacattatcatgactatatataatttataatatgaaaatgTGGAATTGGTAACTATTTGTGGTATTCTTCAGGTGTTCCCATTGCAGTTCCAGGACAGTTTCACTCATTGGTTTTTTCAAGTAACCGTAAgtattttttatccttaaacaGATTTAAGGTTCTTGGGaggataatatatatatatatatatatatatatattaacgaATATAGTACTAACTTAATTTGATTTCACATGTACTGTACATGAACTAGAACATAACAAATGTTCCAGGATGTTTTGATCTTAATTGCCAAGGTTTTGTACAAATAAATACCCAAGTTCCAATTGGCACTGCTATACATGATGTCTCTGACTACGGTACCGACGATCAAGTGTTTTTGCGTTTCAGCCTCCTCCAGGTAATAATTAccttttatgtttatgtttatttttataagttgtTGGAAATCTGCGTTCTAAGTTTAAAACGAATGTTTTTAAAAGTTACGAGGAGATATAGttgcaaaacaaaattttggatttctAAAACGTTCTTTTAATCTTCCAAAACGCCTTACTAAACGGACACAAAAATTTGTAGAATTTAtgatcttcaatttttttttccttttcctttttctcatttttgatAACAACAGGATCCAAAGAAGGAATCACCTTGGTGGCTGTTTTATAATGAAGAACCTACACCAATTgggtatttttcaaacaaactGTTTACTAAGTTAAGTGATGGAGCAGACACATTGAAATGGGGAGGCTATGTTTTCACTCAGCCAGGGGATGAGACTAGCCCTCAAATGGGTAGTGGAAAATTTGATAATGGAATATATCAACGAACTGCTAACATGATTAATGTACGATATATTGATAACAATTATCAATTAGTTAATTCACCAAATGATATTCAAACTGCGGAGTCTCGTTGTTACTTAGAAGGAGATCAGTcatacaaaaacaacaaagtaGGTTATACCTTTTGTTTTGGCGGAAAAGGTGGCACAGAGGAGAAATGTAATCTTTAgttgaaaataatttcaattttcaagtaATATATTATCCATGATCATTTCTTGttaaaataatgtaaattttttaatttttgccccTTTATTTATGGGGTGTTTTTATTTGTGTCgtagattttttttactattttaatttaggTCCGAGAGAAATAATTGTTGAGGAAGTGAAAAGGATTTTTAGggtgaaaaaaaattccaaaatctcTAAACCAGACTCATGTTACCCTTATTCCAAAAATTCAAGAGCCAAAAATCTTAGGAAATTTTAGACCAATTAGTTTATGGGTAATTAGACATCGCTACCTTAAATCATACCATAATGTGGCGTCTGGTAAGGGGTAATATTTTAGGATTTCTGATAATGTTTAAAGATTCTCATGTTTGGTTGCAAATCATACTAGGGATTCAGATGCCAGGGGAATCTGAATTCCCCCTTTCAGTAGGAATGTGGATTTCCTTTAAAACATTTGGGTCAGATTTCCAAGCTTaaaggaaattatatttttttataaattgacaattttaaccTTCTTTCCTTATCATTTAATCAATTGAGatcaaatataaaacaaatcatcaatatcttttcttttgtctttatctCTTCCCACCTAAACAACATTATCTTTTCCCACCAAAACAACATAAACAAGATAAATAACTCTGTTGATATATTCATGAGCAAAATTCTATTTAGGTTtcatgtgtgaaaaaaaaattgaaatgttagactatagttttaatgaatttgtcataatttacaatttatatatttttttcattatttatttagaggaatatatatatatatatatatatataaatatatatatatatatatatatatattttttaaagactTATATTGGATTTACAAATCTAAGGATagaatgggaaaaataaataattcaattaaGAATCCTAGGAATAAACCAAATATTATAATCTCACATTCATAGGAATCCTATTAGTTCCCAATTAAACCAAACATAGGAATAATTACATTCTTAGACATCCAGATTACAAAGCATTACATTCTCAGTAATTTGGATGTCAGGAGTAATATGGATTCCCTCATACCAAACGCCACATAAATTACACTTTATACCCTAAACTTTTGGAATGAATACACAGTTGGCACCCTAAACTAAACCATAACTCGCGTTATAATTTGCACCCTCTGTTATTTTGGATGGAAAACCAAAGTTTTTGGTACAAAATGTAATTGAGAGTATAATTTTTGGTAGTAAAAGTGTaatttattctttgtttttaaaagattaaattgaTGGGGCAATTACATCTTTTCATGTAATGTCATGTTTTTCCGTTCCAAGTTAATAACCCAATTG encodes:
- the LOC115988800 gene encoding uncharacterized protein LOC115988800, with the protein product MAFKAFVILYVLLYFGSFHNEAIVKGNNLNDLNSELPPIKDILTKHGDTYDCVDIYKQASFKNPLLWNHTIQMRPSHHVRKLRAKMLSKKLSPGHRYAKIKLDEACPKGTVPVLRVADKDQLKNVSNLNKSRFFPNDDQWKHGLEFAGIFAKTTPDKKYKGVSGVMTVWNPKHVGPNQYSSVAISAEVGEGPDYTRIQFGWTVFPLQFQDSFTHWFFQVTNITNVPGCFDLNCQGFVQINTQVPIGTAIHDVSDYGTDDQVFLRFSLLQDPKKESPWWLFYNEEPTPIGYFSNKLFTKLSDGADTLKWGGYVFTQPGDETSPQMGSGKFDNGIYQRTANMINVRYIDNNYQLVNSPNDIQTAESRCYLEGDQSYKNNKVGYTFCFGGKGGTEEKCNL